The DNA window TTTGCGCCTGTATTCAGCCCATTGTTTTGCAACACTCTGACTGAAATCCACATGTATCCTTCTATCATCAATTAAAGCATTATCCATCTAtcatgaagaagaagaagaagaaagtaaTAATGCAACGTTAACAAACTAAGCTCTATTATCAGGACAAATATGTAACTGAAACAGGAAAAGAAAACTGTCCCCCATTCCATATGTAAACCAATAAGCTTGTCATATTTTAAGATTTGTTAAAGGTGAAAACTGCAGTTATTTTCTAAACTTGGTTTTAGAAACTCTGTTTCAAGTGATGATAAATTTCGTGTGATGCTGACACAAGAGAAGAACCGTGTTTCATCTCTGGTTGCTTCAGAGTTTCTCACAAATTATCATTGGCCTCTAAATAGTGCAAGAATAGAAGCAAGTTTTAAATGAACTAAATAGTCAAAATAGGAAATCAGAAATAGAAGTAAAGAGGGTTGTCTTATCCCTTCATACCTTAAAATATGCTTGCTCACATGATTCTTTGTTCTCAAACTCTGGTTTGacaaacaaaaaaagaattatGTTTCTTGGAGAACGGCCAATGtgaatatttagaaaaataacaaaaacggCAAATAGAAATACAAAGATTATAAACATTGCCATGTGATCAATCTTAACCAACAAACAGATACATCATTATGCTTGCCAAAAAGACAAGTCAGTAGGAAATGAACAATTGGTAGCCTTCATTATTATTGAGGGTACCAATAAGTACCGCCTAATAATCTTTCTGTAGATAGCATTTTCCAGAGGATCCAAAATCTAAaaaactttttaatattataaaaaatattaacaaaacaGCATGCTGGGTTATAATTTAGGACGCTTATTATAATGCTTAGTGAAGCAACAAAAGTCCTTGAATCTTCAAAAAAACTATTTCTATAGATACGAATGCACCATATTGCTATAATGTCTATGCAAACGCTTTAGAAACATACACTGATATACCATGTCTGCAAGGAAAATGCTTATCAATACTTCCACTGAATAAGAAAATCAGTTAGGAAAGATAACTTGATGATCCATATCCTTCCATATGATCAGTCCACGTACATACTATCTCTAATGCAGAACAAGAATTATGAAATAAGAAGTTCAAAacttatttatgaaaataaggATTTTCAATTAACTCATTTAGTTGGAAGTTCATCAAAcctaaaattatgttttaggCTTTAGCACAAGAATTCTGATTTGTAGTGTAGGGATAGTTTGGTAATTTACGATTTCTGCGTGTACAATATTGCTGTAGCAGAAATCTagttgttatattttattattgtatGTTTAAGAATTCTATTTGATTTAGAAGTTCCTAAATAGTATTGATCTTATATTTCCAGTTAGAATTTCCAAATCCTACTAgtattataattagtttaagaCTATAAATACTTAGTTTCTTATTATGATTGAGGAGTTCAATTTTCATAGTCAAATATATTGTTATTTCAGCAATTTCCATAATTTCAATTAGCAAAACCCTACGACATAGAAGTCCAAAGTCAACTCAAGAAAAGGAATAATCAAACTTGTGGAACTCTTCAGTCTTACCACTGTATTGTGTTTACCCTATAAGTAGATCTACTAGTGGATATGTGTTGATATCCTAGCACATATAAAAGCAACAAGATTCCACTTACCAATAAATGCATAGCATAAACTGTCTCCAGTTTTGAAATCACGTATTACTTCAGCCCTGCCATCACTCACATAGAATTAGAATCAATTGTTGCTTCCGTACATGCTAATAAATATGATAGTTCTCACTGAAATCAATTTACTCACGATATAACAGTTCCAAAGCGTGAAAAAATTGTATTCAAGTCCTCATCCTGTATCAGAAAAGGAAATGTTGGTATAACCTTAAGATAACAAGCTACCAATTCAATCAAAGAAAGAGATCAAAAGACTCACCTCCGTAACTGGATTCAATttacaaacaaaaagaacattATCTGGAGGCTTTACATCAGCATCAGGAATATCCCCAATCTGCAAAACagggaaaataaaaaaaatcatttccaAGTCCAACAAAGTCATAGACAACGTAAGCCCACACCCAGGAAATTGAAGACAGAGACAATATTTAAGCATATATTCTTACAGTCTCAAGGACGACAGCACTAGAATGGGCTTCTTTTACTCGAAGAACCTCCTCAAGTTCTTCTGGACCTAATGTCTCATCCATGGGTACCCAATCATCTTCAAGTCGCACCTCATCTTCAACCTAATAAAAGCAGAATAATGTTAATTGTTATGAGAAAAAATAACTCAAGCAACATTGTTCTTGGAACCCAAATAGTTAAAGCAAAACAGGTCATAAAAAGAGCAGATCTGACAACAATGAGCTAATACCTCATCCTTTGGTTTTCCTTCAGGAGAAGCATCGGGAATTAATTCTTGTAGCTGTGGAGGATCATCAAACGGATCATCGAGAATATAAGTGTGTTTGATGCTGCTCAAATACGTTACATAAGTCAGCAAGCTGAAAGAATCACCAGGCAGAAATAGAGTATTCATGGGGGTAGAATGACAAACCGGATATTTTTATACGGTTTGTTCTTTGTATCCACATAAGCTTCATTTATCCTGGTCAAAGTTTCAAATCCTTCTGCCATCTCTCCAAATACCTATAACGACAAATACTAGTCAACTTGATTTGCAACAACATCTTAAAATACTTAAAACTAGAAATAACCCCTAAATCTCAAAAACAAGAAAGAGTAGACGACTTAAGCTATAAATAGGGAGACTTACAGTATGCTTCCCATCGAGGTAATCCAGATCATCACGCAATGTGATATAAAACTGATAAAAATGAACACGAGGCACATCAACTGAGAtattcttttcttctttaaacaaaatacataattaagcggataataaaacagtttataccTGAGAAGCATTCAAATTCTCTCCAGCACCAGCCATTGCCAATGCACCAGTCTTCGAATGTTTCAAATCAAGATGGATTTCATCACCAAAAAATCGAGCCTGCTCGCCAtataaaaatctgaaaaaagttataataaaaataattaagataaatGAAAACCTTCTCTGATTagacaaactaatttaaaacTGAAACCCTAAGAATGCAAAACGCTAAGCAATTGGCAATacaagaaacaaaataaaacataaaatgaacAAAATCTTACTTATAAATGGAATCACCACCAGCTCCTGTACCAGTTGGATCACCAGTTTGTGCAGTGAAATCCTTTTGAACAGTGTGAAATAGGCATCCATTGTAATACTTTATTCTGCGAAACAAATTTATTATGTTCAGTACGCGTAATTTCTTATTCAAATTAGAGAAGCAAAATTACATATTAGAAACAAAGCGCAGAatcaaaaacaatattaatttgAGAACAAAACTAAGAAGAGTATCAAACACACTACAGCTTACTTGCAAAGCTTCAAGAAATTCTTGCAAGTTAAGGGGCACTTTTCAGTGAATAAATCAACTACGATGTCTCCTAAACTTGTTACTATCAAAACCGAcattttctcttcttcttattcttcttctccttcttcttctttttcttgtttgGTTCCTGAGAAAATCGGGAGCGAAAATGAAACAACTCCAATTGAGCTAAAAACTAAAAAGGACCAAATGCTGGGTAATGTTTACCAACGGTGCCTGAACTTTCTCTCTTTCCCCTAACTGTCCTTAACGTTAAAATAGATCTCAATTGTCCGTGCACTTGAAATTTATATTCTAACCGTCAATGCCGTTAATTTTTGTTAACAACACCGCCGAATTTTGCTGGAGTAGCatgtgtcttttttttttttttggcaaaatagcAATTGTATTAATTTCGGTAAATAAAAGTACATAATGTTTGAGAGAACTAGATAACAGAGATTACAATAATAACTCCTAGAAAGGAGGCTTTAAGGACTTTTTAGCCACTTCATGGGTCATCCAAGTACACATTCGCTTAACATATGCAAAGTAAGCGAACGGTATAAAATTATGACTTCTATTATTGATGAAATATCTTTCTCGACTTATTCTAGTGTCTTCGCAACTTCGGATGATATAATCCTGAAAGACAATGAGAACTACAATAAGTgataaaactcaaaattttcatataaaTCATACCAACAACTGTTACTATATTATATCTGAATCATGACTTATCTTGAACATTGCAGACGGTAGAAGGCTTCATCAacgtactttaacctcacaaggagtacaataTCCTCACAAGGAGTATGAAATCTCACAAGGAGTATTTTAACCTCACAAGAAGTACTGTAACTTCacaaattaaaatgacaaattttaCCTACTATATGTAAGAATTGAACCACTAAATAATGATTCtacataaaattatgataaaaagcCAACCCTAATGCAAAACATAATATTAGAAATCAAACTTTAATGCAATATATGATGTTAGAAAACAAACCTGGAACTGGAGGAACAACTTATCTAAGGATGAAGGCTTTAAAGGAGAAGATTACCACAAGATGAATTGTTTTCACCGATTCAAACTATATTTCCTTATACAAAATTCTTTTTGGCCAAATATATTTAGTGTTTTAATCCCTCACAATATGACCCAAATAGCCAAGTCATAattataataaagaaaaattataaagtcATTTTCCGATCATACATCACAATTCAAGAGAAGTAAAAACAATGAACACTATAAACAATATCAGACATCAAACACGTAAAACAGAGAAACAACAAGAATAGAGAAACAAAAAAGATAGGCTAAAAGTGTGTACCTTATCTTCTAGGGCTATTGTGAAATAACTgctatttttaatgaattattgtTCATAAGACTAACTGCAGTGAATGCTTGACAATGCCGATGCCTATTGTATGATGTCTTACAAAAACAAGTTTAAGCAAGTTACTTTTGAGAAAAGGACACACATTTAAGATGGTGGTGATGATGGTGCGGTTTCCATGTAAACCCATCAATAATCGTTGCCCATTCAAATTGTTGCATGTTCCATTTGATTACCAAATTTCATGAAGAAATCATCACTAAACTGTCGATAACCGTTGGCCTCTTCACTGAGACACTTTCCTTGCATGTGATTGAGAGGTTTTAATTGACAATTTTGTAAAATTCATGTTGAAAAGAGAAAGAACGTACCATGGTCTGtgatgccaaaaaaaaaaaattgatccaTTAACAAGAAATAAACTAGAAACCAAAAACTTGGCCGGCCGTCAAGTTTTTTGTCATTAACATATTAGTTGGGATTTGACTTCactttgaaattttcttattgtTTGATTAGCCTTATCATCCCGAGTAGCATGTGTCTTGACTCTTGCTAATATATGtcgtcaaaataaataaattactactAAATTACTTATCAACCCATAGACCGCATAGTAaaatttgatgattttaaaagaaatagatAGCGGGAAGAGACAATTGAGACGTCAATCAAAAAATACAAGATGGTTGAgatacatataaaattttatgggcgattgatatataaattttaagtatATGGACAATCGAAAtactatataaattttaaagatgtttggaaaaaaattaaagttggtGGACTATTGGTGAAAATTGCCCCTAAAATGTTTAATGAATATAGGGTCAATGGGGCGCTAATTTTTGCGCCACGAgatcaaataagtatattttaattttttgcgtCAATTACATTCTAAATTTGTATTTTCGGAGTCAAATAGATCACTTCAATTAATTTGGTCTTCAGATTTGTGTACCGGgatcaaataagtatattttaaattggtGTCAATTAGATCCCATATTTATTTTTCGGAGTCAAATAGATcactttaattaattatgtcTTCAAATTTGTGTACCGTgatcaaataagtatattttaaatttttgtgtcAATTAGACCCTAAATTTGTACTTTCGGAGTCAAATAGATCACTTTAATCAATTAGGTCTTCAAATTTATATACCGGgatcaaataagtatattttaactttttgcgTCAATTAGATTCCAAATTTGTATTTTTGGAGTCAAATAGaccattttaattaattaggtctTTAAATTTATGTACCGGGATTAAATAAGTCCATGTTTGATTTATACATGAAGTTTCTTGATTTATATTAAAAGAGTTTGGAGACTTAATTGACTAATACAATTTGAAATAAGTTATTTGACTCCAAAAACACAAATTTAGAATCTAATTcaactataaaatataaactgtATTTTATACTTCAATTGTCAATTTAGCAGTAATGGCTATGGGTTCTGTACCATTGCAGTGCAGGTTAATGCCGGCATACAAGTTTGAGGGATGTGTAACCATTTTGTTCATTTCTTAATCATACCTAAACCGGATAGACGGAGCAAGTTTGGGTCAAGTATTTACTTGAACCGGATAAGTTAATGGGCTAAAGGCCCATATGTTTGGGCCTATAGTTCTCATTGGTAGGACCAATACGCGCCCATTTGGAGGGAAAAGTTCTAAATTTCAAACTGAGAGTCTGAGACACTTTACCAAACACCAAACCTTGcgcattttaaaattattttttaacaaaacaaaaaataagacAGCAAAACCTAAAAAACACAGCAAAATTATTACATCCGTCCTGTCCAAAGTTATTTCCTTTGTCTCTATCCCCACCATACATGttctaaatttcaaaaataagagGGAATTATATTTACGAGCTTTAGCTAGAGAGAACACAACGTTATCCTACGGTATGTCGCAGTACGGAACCATTCACGGCGGAGTCGCCGGAGGAGGGCCGGATTTTCACTTACCGGATGAGATATTGGCGGTGATACCGACGGATCCTTATGATCAGCTAGATCTGGCGCGTAAGATAACTTCAATGGCGATTGCCTCGCGCGTATCGAAATTGGAAGGTGAAACGGGGCGTATGAGGCAGAAATGTTTTGAGAAGGATCGGGTTATTTATGAGCTCGAGGAGAAACTTAATCACCTGCAACGCGCTTATCAAGAAGCGGAGTCCAGTTTAAAGATTAGCCTCGATGAAAATGTAGGTTATcagatataaaattatatttaactgaGTACTATGGTTGTTGAAATTAGGGATTTTATCTAAGGAATCGTTTTGTTCTATGGTTTTTAGGTAGTATGGACACTTCATTCATTCAACttgtcccgtttcggaaacatTTCAGTCCGCTACGTCAATTTTTtacatagaaaaccttaaaataacaccgttttgCGATGTCTGGAGTGTCCATGTCCGTGCTACTTAGGTTTGAATAGAAGAAGGCCTTTTACATGAATTAAATGTgatggtttggtttgattttgagcAATACTATTCAGCCAGCGACCGAGCTAGGATTTAAATGTCAGGAGGGCCAAATtgcaatatgtattaaatagaggaggcaatttttaaaattagggaTGGCCAAATTgtaatataaaaagttttagtactaattttgaaatttttgaaaagtagaGGGTCTTGGCCATCCCATGCCTCCCCTCCCTCTGTCACATACAGCTCAATGAGTtattaattttgtgaatttaCAATGAATTGTTAAATTTGGTAGTTGTTGTTGACTTGTTGTTGGTTAATGTAGATGAAACTTGCAAATGAACGAGATTCACTAGTGGTGAGCGTGAAGAAACTCAGCCGTGATTTAGCAAAGGTGagaattttttgtttatgtacAGAATTGAGTTGCATAATGTGTGTAAATTTGAAGTGCAATAGGCTAAATATTCTCTTGCTAAAACGAAGTTCGGGCCTATTCTATCCGTCCTTTGTTCTGTGGGTGTTATGAAGTAGGTGCTCTCGGACATTATGCCGATGATACTTGATGCAAGCCGTATTCGTGTTGCTGATGAAGACATCAGTAAAAATATTATGTTGTATAACAGGAATGCTAGTAGATGACTATTCTTGGCGTATGTTACCTAGGAGTCATTGCAGCAGTGATTTGATGCCTTTTGTTTTAGTCATCTTATCTTTAAAAAATCTGAAGAATATTGATTGCACTATGCCTTCATTTCTTGCTTTATGAAAGTTATATTTGTATTCTTGTAGTTTCATTGTAGCTCAGCggaaaaataactaatttgttTTGACATATCTACAGTTGGAGACCTTTAAGAGACAACTGATGCAATCTCTAAGTGATGATAGTTCATCGGTAAGATCCTGTTTCTAAGTTCTTTTCTTGAACTGCTGTATTTAGGATCTTTGCTTCTTTTGTTTCTTAGAGGCGCTAATTAGTTTTTCTTCTATCTTAAACAGCAAGCTGAGACTGTTGACATTGAAACTTGTGACTATTCAAATCCTAAAACCTATGTTGATAAAGGTACTACTATTGAACTTGCTTCATCCTTCATTGCATTCATCATCACTTTTGCTTTATACATATATTGCTCCGTGCATTGCAACCGCAAGAATGCAGGTTCAAAAATTTGTTATATGCATCAAATCAATCATTTCGTCCTAGAAGTCTGAAGGGCAGGATGTTTTTTAACAATGAATGttttacttattatttttttatttagagaaATTAATTTGTTTCCTTTTTACCACCTTGTTGACATCCTATTCTCTGTTTGATCCAGAGGAGAGGATGAATGGCCATGCAGCCCAGAATTCCTACAGTGGATCTACTGATTCAGGAAGCTTAACTGATGATGGTATTGGACTAGTCTCTTCTTTTTATACACCTTTAAGTATCACAAGTCTTGTTATAACAGAATCCATCATGTATTCCGTTAATACTCTGGCTAACTTCATTGATACATTCCTAATATCACGCTCTTCATTCATTTTCCTCTTCTTTGCCTATACCACTGATTGCTGCATGTATTTTTCTCCATCAGTTTTCATATTTTTGAATTCTGCAGTTTCCTGACTTTCCGCTATTATATTTCCACTTAAGCGAATAAGCGCTCTGCAATACTTAGTCAAGTAAACAGTTCTCTGTATCCTCTTGATAACCGAGTTGGAAGTTCAGCTTATTAAATGGTCTTATGTTAAACCTGTTTTTAGGTCTTACAAGTGTGTATTTTTGCCAATTGCCATCCTTTTTGTTTTGGGTGAACTCAGTCATTAAAGGAAATTTATTCttatgaataaatttttatgagCTAAAACATTTTACAATAGAAAAATGCATGAGTTCTGCAGTCGTGAAGCCATAGCAaactttaattgataaattctACTTTTTGCATTTTTTAGCAGATGCGTGTTGTATATCATGCTGAGTGTTAATAGATATGCTTAATTTGATAAtacatttatataaattgttgtATAATAGTCTTAGATATTAGTTATATTATAATGTGATTATTTGATCTATATTACAAGCTGATCGTTTGGTCTAACAGCTTCAAGGAATGCTATGCAAAGATTTTCTATTACTCCTTACATCACTCCAAGGCTTACTCCAAATGGAACTCCCAAAATGATTTCCACAAGTGTGTCCCCTAGAGGTTTTTCTGCGGCTGGATCCCCCAAGAGAAACTCTGGCACAACATCTCCCTCAAAATCTCTATATGATGGGCGAACTTCACTTTCTTCATGGTATCCCTCAAGCCAGCAGTCATCAGCAGCAAATTCTCCTCCCCGTGGACGACCTATGCCTGGTTTGTTAAATTGCTCTGAACATTTCAATGATACCATTATTGTgcattttaatagaaaatacaAGTCTTTTTGAAACATACATTGTTATCAGTGTAGTCTATTTTAGGCAGTTTAGTCTATACTATTTTTCATGGTTCTTAACACAATTTAGACTATTGCCCTTCCCATCTCATTTATCTCGTTCATTCTGGAAAATTGATCAGCACGCACTCCGCGGATTGATGGAAAGGAGTTCTTTCGTCAGGCCAGGTGAGTTTAAATTGTATTGTTCCTCTTAATATGTCTAGTGTCTTTATGTACGGCTATAGTATTTGGACCTTTCTGATGATTGATTAGATCTGTCTGTAATTTAGGAGTCGACTATCATATGAACAGTTCAGTGCATTTCTGGCTAACATCAAGGAACTAAACGCTCAAAAGCAAACTCGAGAAGTAAGAGTTAAACTGTAACTTAATAAATTTCACTTATTATATCACTTGTTGTAATAGTTGAACTAAAAGATTATTGTTCATTTCAGGAAACTTTAAGAAAAGCAGAAGAGATATTCGGGATAGAGAACAAAGATCTATTTTTTTCATTCCAAGGATTGCTTAATCGCAACATACAGTAAACTCTAAACTAGGTTTGCCTATTCCTCTTCTTCATTTCAGAATTCAGACTTCTGCTTGCGTAGTATCATTGTTGCTAGA is part of the Mercurialis annua linkage group LG3, ddMerAnnu1.2, whole genome shotgun sequence genome and encodes:
- the LOC126675500 gene encoding uncharacterized protein At4g15545, whose product is MSQYGTIHGGVAGGGPDFHLPDEILAVIPTDPYDQLDLARKITSMAIASRVSKLEGETGRMRQKCFEKDRVIYELEEKLNHLQRAYQEAESSLKISLDENMKLANERDSLVVSVKKLSRDLAKLETFKRQLMQSLSDDSSSQAETVDIETCDYSNPKTYVDKEERMNGHAAQNSYSGSTDSGSLTDDASRNAMQRFSITPYITPRLTPNGTPKMISTSVSPRGFSAAGSPKRNSGTTSPSKSLYDGRTSLSSWYPSSQQSSAANSPPRGRPMPARTPRIDGKEFFRQARSRLSYEQFSAFLANIKELNAQKQTREETLRKAEEIFGIENKDLFFSFQGLLNRNIQ
- the LOC126675432 gene encoding peptidyl-prolyl cis-trans isomerase CYP59-like, producing the protein MSVLIVTSLGDIVVDLFTEKCPLTCKNFLKLCKIKYYNGCLFHTVQKDFTAQTGDPTGTGAGGDSIYKFLYGEQARFFGDEIHLDLKHSKTGALAMAGAGENLNASQFYITLRDDLDYLDGKHTVFGEMAEGFETLTRINEAYVDTKNKPYKNIRIKHTYILDDPFDDPPQLQELIPDASPEGKPKDEVEDEVRLEDDWVPMDETLGPEELEEVLRVKEAHSSAVVLETIGDIPDADVKPPDNVLFVCKLNPVTEDEDLNTIFSRFGTVISAEVIRDFKTGDSLCYAFIEFENKESCEQAYFKMDNALIDDRRIHVDFSQSVAKQWAEYRRKGGQMGRGGCFKCGASDHMAKDCEGGPASKQLHPQKYVLKDDNVQRGGDKSRYDMVFDEEIPENKRLEKRNEGHDPERLKKHRKGLEDIKSRDEEKKNSDDRHRNRNREFREEDVHRERNASRYSDERIDRRKELDDRDYRRRSSDIDSRGDGRQNEGYRKRTTDDDRRRAEVRDDSDYKRRHRDSDRRDSRDEPSHGHKGSREGQEHRDSDRRDSRDEPSHGHKGSREGQEHRRRGADIIADHRSDRRR